A segment of the Deltaproteobacteria bacterium genome:
TGAAGCTCGGGGTGTCGTCTTTCAAGTTTTTCATGACCTATGCGAAGTTGAAATGGATGACCGATGATTACTACCTCGCAGCGGCGATGGATGTTCTGGCTCAGGAGGGCGGGCTCGCCATGGTGCACGCCGAGAGCGGCCTGGCCATAGACTACCTTGAGGACAAGTACCTGAAGAGCGGGGGGGCCCAGAAGGATGTCTTTCTTAAGACCAGACCGGACGCCCTGGAGGCCGAGGCGGTCTTTCGTGCCATCTCCATTGCCGAGGTGATGGGGTGCCCTCTCTACGTCGCCCACGTGAGCGCCGGCAGGGGGGTTGCACCGATCCGGAGGGCTCGGGAGCGAGGACTGAGGGTCTACGCCGAGACATGTCCCCAGTACCTGGCCCTCACCGATGACGAAGTCCGCAGGAAAGGCCCCCTGGCGAAGATAGGACCGCCCCTGAGGACAAAGGAGGACAACCACGCCCTCTGGAAGGCGGTTGAAGAGGGTGTTATCGATGTTATCGCGAGCGACCATGCGCCCAAGGACAAGAAGGCGGACGACGATTTCTTCAAGGCCCCTTTCGGTTCTCCATCCTCGGAGACCCTGCTTACGGTCTCTCATGATGAAGGCGTCAACCGAGGACGAATAGACATCTGTTGCCTGGTCCGCGTGCTGGCCGAAAATCCGGCCCGCATCTTCGGACTCTATCCCAAGAAGGGGGCGATCCAGGAAGGATCGGATGCAGATCTGGTCGTCTTCGACCCTGCCCTTCCTATGGTCATCTCTCAGGAGACTCAGCACTCCAAGGCGTCTTACACCCTGTACGAGGGGAGAACCTGCCTGGGAGCTCCGGTGTTGACTTTGCAGCGGGGCAGGGTGGTTCTGAAAGAGGACCGACTCGAAAAAGGACCGGGGACCTCCCAATTTCTACCCATCTCGATCAAAAAGTGACGGAGGTTACGATGACTCATCATTTCAAGGGAAAGCACATTCTCCACGGCGGTCAGTTTTCCAGACAGGATCTGGAAGAGATTATGGAAGTGGCCAGGGGGTTGGAAGAGAAAGCAGAAGCCCAACAGATTCCCCCTCTCATGAAAGGGAAGATCCTGGCCACCCTTTTCTTTGAGCCGAGTACCCGCACCCGGCTCTCTTTCGAGGCGGCCATGCACAGGCTCCAGGGGGATGTGATCAGTGTGGCCTCGGCCCAGACTTCATCGGCGGCCAAGGGGGAGACCATTGCGGATACGGCGAGAACGGTCTCCCAGTATGCCGACGTGATCGTGATCCGGCACCCGAAGATCGGATCAGCCAAGGAAGCAGCCGAGGCAGCCTCTGTTCCCGTTCTCAATGCAGGGGACGGGGCAGGTCAACATCCCACCCAGGCCCTGCTCGACGTCTATACGATCCAGAAGGAGCTCGGCTCCCTGGAAGGGATCACGGTCTCCCTGGTGGGGGATCTCAAGTACGGCCGTACGGTTCACGCACTGGTTGAGCTGCTCAGCCTCTACCCCGTCAAACTCGTCTTTGTGTCGCCTGAGAATCTCAAGATGCCGGTGGAGATCACCGAAAAGCTCAGGCAAAAGGGGGTCCAAGTCACGGAGACCGATAATCTCGGCGAGGCCCTGGCCGCGAGCGACCTCCTCTATGTGACGCGAATCCAGAAGGAACGATTTTCCGACCTATCCGAGTACGAAAAGATCAAAGGGACCTATGTGATCAGCGATCGGTTGCTCAGGGAGGCGAAGAAGGAGCCCACCATCATGCATCCCCTCCCGAGGGTCGACGAGATCACCACAGACGTGGACGCCCATCCTGGGGCAGCCTATTTCCGGCAAGTACGAAACGGGATCTTCGTGAGAATGGCTCTCCTGGCCATGGTGACCGGCGCGGCTTGAGTTCTCAGCAGAAAGGAAGGGGGGTTATGAGTCGCTCCGAGGGTCCGAGAAAATTGATGGTAACGGGTGCCGGGCCATGCCGTATAGGCCAGGGAAGAGAATACGACAACTTCTCCTACCAGGTCCTTTCGGTCCTTGCAGAGAAAGGCATTCGGGCGGTCACGATCAGTGACGACCCTGTCTCGATTCTGACAGATCCGGACCTCCTTTGCTCTGTCTATGTTGAACCCCTGACCATGGAGACGGTGGAAAAGGTCTTTGCCCTTGAAAGACCGGACGGGATGCTCCAGGTCTTGGGGGACCAGAATACGATTAACCTCACGGTTTTCTCCGATCGGGAGGGAATCCTCGATCGGTATGGGATAAAGGTCTTCGGCAGCTCCCCCGGCTCTCTGATGAAGGCCGAGGACAGGGAGCTTCTCACGGCCACCCTCAGGTCCCTTCCGGTGAGAATGGCGGAGGGGAGGTTGGTCACGACCCTTGCTGAGAGTGTGAGGGTGGCACGAGACCTGACCTATCCGGTCTTCCTGAGGCCGCTTTTCGCACCGAAGGGTATTGGTGGATTCATCTCGTACAACATGGAGGAGACCAAAACCCTTGCTGCAAGGGCCTTCGGGTTGAGTCCGGTGGGTGAGGTCGTGGTTGAGAAGGCTCTTGTTGGCTGGAAGGAGATAGAGTTCGAAGTCCTGAGAGACGCTTCGGGCAAGACCGCGGCTCTTGCCTCCTTCGAGAACCTAGATCCTCTGGGAATCCATACCGGGGACAGCCTTTCGGTCTATCCATTCCAGACCGTTCAGCGGCGGGTGGTGGAGGAGCTCAGAATCCTCTCCCAGGATATTGTACAGGCTCTGGATATTATCGGTTGCGCCAACATTCAGTACGGGTTCGATCCGGAATCCCGGGAGTCGGTCCTTGTCGATGTCAGCCCGGGGCTCACGAGGGATGCTGCCCTGCTTTCAGGAGCAACCGGCCTGAGACTGGCCGACATGGCCACCAGGCTGGCCCTCGGCGACAGTCTGGAAGATCTCCTGGGACCGGACCGGGAAGCCGCTCTGAAGGACCTCGAGACCGGCGGTCATTTTTTCGCCTTGAAGGTTCCATGCTTTGCGGCGGAGATGCTCTCCGATTCGAACCTGGCCCTGAATGCCTCGATGAAATCCATAGGCAACTCGCTCAGTTTCGGTGCCTCCTTCAAAGAGGCATTTGTGAAGGGCACCTGGCCCCTGAGAAGCCGGGGTGGCTCTCTTCTTGACAGGGTTGATCCCCGCGAGATTGTCCAGCATATTGCCATTCCCTCCCCCTGGAGGGTGCTCTACATCCAGGAGGCCTTCAGACAGGGGATGGAGCTTGATGAGATCCACGCACTCACACGGATCGATCGGTTCTATCTGAAACACCTGCTGGAACTGACCGTTCAAGAGTCGAAGATACGGCAGAACCTGAGGGAATCCATCGATCAGGGTGATGAA
Coding sequences within it:
- the hydA gene encoding dihydropyrimidinase — protein: MARYDRLIKGGRVVRGSGITMEDIAVKGEVIEELGPGLDPEEAGETIDVSGKLVMPGIIDAHMHPVYLDDPGAISVTAAFGGVTTVIHYAYARPGMKLTETLERFKEECQEKSLLDFGLHGGIFDAANQVKEIPEAMKLGVSSFKFFMTYAKLKWMTDDYYLAAAMDVLAQEGGLAMVHAESGLAIDYLEDKYLKSGGAQKDVFLKTRPDALEAEAVFRAISIAEVMGCPLYVAHVSAGRGVAPIRRARERGLRVYAETCPQYLALTDDEVRRKGPLAKIGPPLRTKEDNHALWKAVEEGVIDVIASDHAPKDKKADDDFFKAPFGSPSSETLLTVSHDEGVNRGRIDICCLVRVLAENPARIFGLYPKKGAIQEGSDADLVVFDPALPMVISQETQHSKASYTLYEGRTCLGAPVLTLQRGRVVLKEDRLEKGPGTSQFLPISIKK
- the pyrB gene encoding aspartate carbamoyltransferase; the protein is MTHHFKGKHILHGGQFSRQDLEEIMEVARGLEEKAEAQQIPPLMKGKILATLFFEPSTRTRLSFEAAMHRLQGDVISVASAQTSSAAKGETIADTARTVSQYADVIVIRHPKIGSAKEAAEAASVPVLNAGDGAGQHPTQALLDVYTIQKELGSLEGITVSLVGDLKYGRTVHALVELLSLYPVKLVFVSPENLKMPVEITEKLRQKGVQVTETDNLGEALAASDLLYVTRIQKERFSDLSEYEKIKGTYVISDRLLREAKKEPTIMHPLPRVDEITTDVDAHPGAAYFRQVRNGIFVRMALLAMVTGAA